From Hydractinia symbiolongicarpus strain clone_291-10 chromosome 12, HSymV2.1, whole genome shotgun sequence, one genomic window encodes:
- the LOC130622103 gene encoding vesicular inhibitory amino acid transporter-like — MTCTLQFLFSVLLNRSLKGLHVNMEVDLEKEHEDHFSSGSYDRSYDHSFDRSADQHSYRHSKSYSVSFAVNEKSLLLSSQKPTKSDYKSQEKNEKFINVSVYKRENRGTSITQSIAYLSHLSRSTYFGFDSTAYSVAKEKEEIWHSKTLSLIDQPSLDRKTPSAIYFFTILNMVTGLTIFPMPYYISRCGIPMILVCIATGGLCVYTTILINRCQYQQSKDGSRKRIYTSYVDLGKATISWNGDKIMQIVVGSNVLVNIYLLIFCARVTVDLFQSVLNLDIRIWMAIWMGIVYPMFLIRKMSIIAWFGFFGLLFYTTAFGISIAELILEFKNFVPANLSPKFAVNDFFIGYGIVLNSFSYHLALPSLEASMKYPTQFNVLSSSALVLNTILKVAYGVLGASVYGLATQPSILSNFQASALIIVMNAMIAFSMYSFFLPSAFVVFDMMDSVFLTKFSTKGKCHEYAWLLMSRLLVAIFLLFAAVVIPKFELVTSFVGQIRGSVTSIVLPIYFYLKLKKRHITTFSILVHLFLVIIACLLAGVGTVYSVIGMFS; from the exons ATGACGTGTACATTGcaatttttattcagtgttctTTTAAACAGAAGTTTGAAAGGGTTACACGTGAACATGGAGGTGGACCTCGAGAAGG aacATGAAGACCATTTTTCCAGTGGCAGTTACGACCGATCGTACGACCACAGTTTTGACCGTTCCGCTGACCAACACAGCTACAGACATTCAAAGAGTTACAGCGTTAGCTTTGCGGTGAATGAAAAGTCATTGCTTCTTTCAAGTCAGAAACCAACTAAATCAGACTACAAAAGTCAAGAAAAGAATGAGAAATTTATTAATGTTAGTGTCTACAAACGCGAGAATCGCGGAACGTCAATAACACAGTCCATAGCATATTTATCCCATCTCAGTAGAAGTACTTACTTTGGTTTTGACAGCACTGCTTATTCAGTTgccaaagaaaaagaagaaatctGGCATTCAAAAACCTTGTCACTTATCGACCAACCATCACTAGATCGTAAAACACCGAGTGCGATATACTTTTTTACAATATTAAACATGGTCACAGGTTTAACGATCTTCCCCATGCCTTATTACATCTCTCGCTGCGGTATCCCAATGATTCTTGTTTGCATCGCAACAGGTGGTCTGTGTGTATACACTACTATTTTAATCAACAGATGCCAGTATCAACAATCGAAAGATGGAAGCCGGAAACGAATTTACACGAGTTACGTCGACTTAGGGAAGGCCACAATTAGTTGGAATGGTGATAAAATCATGCAGATTGTTGTGGGTAGTAATGTTCTTGTCAATATCTATCTTCTCATATTCTGTGCCCGCGTCACTGTTGATTTGTTTCAAAGTGTTTTAAACCTTGACATACGTATTTGGATGGCAATATGGATGGGAATCGTTTACCCGATGTTTTTGATACGCAAAATGTCGATTATTGCCTGGTTTGGCTTCTTTGGGCTTCTGTTTTATACAACTGCCTTCGGCATATCAATCGCTGAATTAATTTTAGAATTCAAAAACTTTGTGCCAGCCAACTTGTCTCCTAAATTTGCTGTAAACGATTTCTTTATTGGATATGGGATCGTATTAAATTCATTCAGCTACCATCTCGCGTTGCCTTCCCTGGAAGCCAGTATGAAATATCCAACACAATTTAACGTCCTTTCGTCATCTGCGCTTGTCTTAAATACTATTTTAAAAGTGGCTTATGGTGTATTGGGTGCTTCTGTATATGGACTGGCAACACAGCCATCAATTCTCAGCAACTTCCAAGCATCTGCTTTGATCATTGTTATGAATGCAATGATAGCTTTTAGCATGTATTCCTTTTTCCTGCCGTCTGCCTTCGTTGTGTTTGATATGATGGACAGCGTATTTTTGACTAAATTTTCAACCAAAGGGAAATGTCATGAATACGCGTGGCTGCTAATGTCGAGGCTTCTTGTGGCTATTTTTCTTCTATTCGCCGCAGTTGTCATTCCAAAGTTTGAATTGGTAACAAGCTTTGTTGGTCAAATTCGAGGCAGTGTCACATCAATTGTTTTGCCTATATACTTTTACTTAAAGCTAAAGAAAAGACACATAACTACTTTTAGCATTCTCGTGCATTTGTTCTTGGTTATCATTGCATGTCTACTGGCCGGTGTTGGAACTGTATACAGTGTAATTGGAATGtttagctaa
- the LOC130622571 gene encoding uncharacterized protein LOC130622571, which produces MLIFICCFHLLVVTTLSQLVEFPLNKFFHGANLENGDFDQLCMFGSNCCNCDENCMKFKTCCADAYWNKTKPVSMETYTKLLVNKSTEHITMVCDNILELKGHVSDSVYMVKSCLPFGNLTDKRKCLESTSTINIPVLGRDSYLYRNEFCAKCNLVPEYTYIDIEMKCGDGPGLRNNQRISMSLLSQFKDCTVSLINNNESKSLIQKCNKSIKTCNNTESKYYDLCLSYTAQINKYKNYHCVLCTNGSDNATVDNPFCLANNTQPDQSRKGAINLHFKLVMNEKKTVVIQIKKQKFPVRQFLSIAGHNAENDALLDFYLCGRGQPNSTCCGCSYDCAENLGCCFDAFWNETNATTMEEYLKTFLAKTKRHGDLSCEYIIESNNFLSAAYTMIKHCAMGADANDTVRCLHSSNLSLEQSVPVIGPDGYMYRNSFCAKCNFVSKFYHINISASCSGLNETEKGRLIKSCILNTETNGVKSDQCTKYLGDDENHSTNDDHDFYKSYKAAFYAFANYGCWKCLQLKNIHEIVQCLPFFGGATGTSKLTWSVILSSSALNHQQSNAQCKNGELYDLKESVCVKHNCPLSYRKTGSECVKEHGLPGKESIDIENEAFDQCLALYGLKAYVSLTNNSIFNVKKFRKDLQNELGINVTFNALLSLSSSAKIMIIIPPAGSNFLNNLNRALGSNKTELWNGIDHYFVTPNTSLSVTELYGFDISRSFSQYRVCAERRVYNAANVKLSSNCDITFDQNTSVPNQNTTMWEVIDKNNNKLFVSVCEKFHLHRTSCPQKVITSNVTILQNKTLTSYSNNKFESYHIEHYTPLEKGYSVCLATSASTKQIFGWHERLTDAEHYISMIVTCVSIFCYVSLLTTYVLFTELRTIPGLSHMSMCVTLLIADGLFFCSVIYRRTYTSCESIAVAIHWSLLSAFMWTAVIAFDLVAKFSSFKVDSNERKLKRFLPRCCFAFAAPTLTVLVTTVLEKISIINVGYGKNGSCWIFNVDARIAWYICPVSFIFLITVAALLLAIYKLNTPHQQNQPVLRNSHKLQAMKISLKFIVILGLTEGIGFMQIAKPRYTESDIAFKAVISLLYTLLRSSRGIMFGYLHIFSQKVVSLGRKKFDHQSKTSVTTNAKV; this is translated from the coding sequence ATGTtgatttttatatgttgttTTCATTTATTGGTTGTTACGACACTTTCTCAATTGGTCGAGTTTCcattaaacaaatttttccaTGGTGCGAACCTagaaaatggagattttgatCAGCTGTGTATGTTTGGCTCAAACTGTTGTAATTGCGATGAAAATTGTATGAAGTTTAAAACCTGTTGCGCCGATGCATACTGGAACAAGACAAAACCCGTTTCAATGGAGACGTATACCAAATTGCTAGTAAATAAATCTACGGAACACATCACCATGGTCTGTGATAATATTCTGGAATTAAAAGGACATGTTAGCGACTCAGTATACATGGTAAAATCATGTCTGCCATTTGGTAACCTAACAGATAAAAGGAAATGTTTGGAATCAACATCCACGATAAATATTCCTGTGTTGGGAAGAGATTCTTATTTATATCGAAACGAATTTTGCGCAAAATGCAACCTCGTTCCTGAATATACGTATATTGATATCGAAATGAAATGTGGAGATGGACCAGGACTAAGAAATAACCAACGCATATCAATGTCATTGCTGTCACAATTCAAAGATTGTACGGTCAGCCTAATAAATAACAACGAATCAAAATCACTTATTCAGAAGTGCAACAAATCCATTAAAACATGCAATAACACAGAAAGCAAATATTATGATCTTTGCCTGTCATACACCGCTCAAATAAACAAGTACAAAAACTACCATTGTGTCTTATGTACTAATGGCTCAGATAATGCAACGGTTGACAATCCTTTTTGTCTTGCAAATAATACCCAACCAGATCAATCCCGAAAGGGAGCAATTAATCTCCATTTTAAATTGGTAATGAACGAGAAGAAAACTGTAGTAattcaaatcaaaaaacaaaagtttccaGTTAGACAATTTCTTAGTATAGCGGGACACAATGCTGAAAACGACGCACTGCTTGATTTTTATTTGTGTGGTCGCGGACAACCAAACTCGACATGCTGTGGTTGCAGTTATGACTGTGCTGAAAACTTGGGTTGCTGCTTTGATGCGTTTTGGAATGAAACCAATGCTACCACTATGGAGGAATACCTGAAAACGTTTCTTGCAAAAACGAAAAGACATGGGGATTTGTCTTGTGAATATATAATAGAATCTAACAATTTTCTATCTGCCGCCTACACCATGATCAAACATTGCGCAATGGGCGCAGATGCTAATGATACGGTTCGGTGTTTACATTCTTCGAATCTTTCTTTGGAGCAAAGCGTTCCTGTCATAGGACCTGATGGATATATGTACCGTAATTCATTTTGTGCAAAATGCAATTTTGTAAGCAaattttatcacattaatatttCAGCTTCTTGCAGTGGGCTCAATGAAACGGAAAAGGGAAGACTGATTAAATCATGCATACTGAACACAGAAACGAATGGAGTTAAGTCTGATCAGTGCACCAAATATCTTGGTGATGACGAAAACCATTCTACAAATGACGATCATGATTTCTATAAATCATATAAAGCAGCATTTTATGCCTTTGCAAATTATGGTTGTTGGAAATGCCTTcaacttaaaaatattcacgAGATTGTTCAATGTCTTCCATTTTTTGGTGGTGCAACTGGTACGTCTAAACTTACATGGTCTGTTATTCTCAGTAGCTCAGCGTTAAATCACCAACAAAGCAATGCACAATGTAAAAATGGGGAATTGTATGACCTTAAAGAGTCTGTTTGTGTAAAGCACAACTGTCCACTTTCATATCGTAAGACAGGATCTGAATGTGTGAAAgaacatggtttacctggaaAAGAAAGTATTGACATCGAAAATGAAGCCTTCGATCAATGTCTAGCGCTTTATGGGTTAAAGGCTTACGTTAGTTTGACAAACAACAGCATCTTTAACGTAAAAAAATTTCGTAAAGATTTGCAAAACGAACTTGGAATTAATGTAACATTCAATGCACTTTTAAGTTTGAGTAGCTCTGCAAAAATAATGATCATAATTCCACCTGCAGGATCAAACttcttaaataatttaaatagaGCACTTGGAAGCAATAAAACAGAGTTATGGAATGGGATagaccattattttgtaactccAAATACATCACTATCAGTAACAGAATTATACGGATTTGATATTTCTCGCAGTTTTTCACAATATAGAGTATGTGCAGAACGGCGGGTCTATAATGCTGCAAACGTGAAACTGTCATCTAATTGTGACATTACTTTCGACCAAAATACTAGTGTTCCAAACCAAAACACAACAATGTGGGAGGTGATAGACAAGAATAATAACAAGTTGTTTGTCAGCGTATGTGAAAAATTTCATTTGCATAGAACGAGCTGTCCACAAAAAGTAATAACAAGCAATGTGACAATCCTACAGAACAAAACTTTAACTAGTTACTCAAACAATAAATTTGAGAGTTATCACATTGAGCATTATACCCCTTTAGAGAAAGGCTACTCTGTTTGTTTAGCTACTTCTGCATCCACAAAACAGATATTTGGTTGGCACGAAAGGTTGACAGATGCTGAACATTACATTTCTATGATTGTTACATGTGTGAGTATCTTCTGCTacgtgtcgcttttaacaacaTACGTACTATTCACAGAGCTCAGAACAATTCCTGGACTAAGTCATATGAGCATGTGCGTAACATTACTTATTGCTGATGGCCTTTTCTTTTGTTCCGTCATATATCGCAGAACTTATACCTCTTGCGAATCCATTGCAGTAGCAATACATTGGAGTTTGCTTAGTGCATTTATGTGGACAGCTGTCATCGCTTTTGACCTTGTGGCAAAATTTAGTTCATTCAAAGTTGATTCAAATGAAAGAAAGTTAAAGCGTTTTCTTCCAAGATGTTGCTTCGCTTTTGCTGCGCCAACACTAACCGTATTGGTGACAACTGTGCTGGAGAAAATCTCAATTATTAATGTTGGTTATGGAAAGAATGGGTCTTGTTGGATTTTTAATGTTGATGCTCGTATTGCTTGGTATATTTGTCCGGTATCTTTCATCTTTTTGATTACTGTGGCGGCATTGTTGTTGGCCATTTACAAACTCAACACTCCTCATCAACAAAATCAACCCGTTTTAAGGAATAGTCACAAATTACAAGCAATGAAAATCTCTTTAAAGTTTATCGTTATACTTGGTCTTACTGAAGGTATTGGCTTTATGCAGATTGCAAAACCTCGGTACACGGAAAGTGATATTGCGTTTAAAGCTGTTATCAGCTTGTTGTACACCTTGCTGCGAAGTTCGAGAGGAATTATGTTCGGATATTTGCATATTTTTAGCCAAAAAGTTGTGTCATTGGGAAGGAAAAAGTTTGACCATCAATCCAAAACATCGGTAACAACCAACGCTAAAGTTTAG